One window of Methanothermobacter tenebrarum genomic DNA carries:
- a CDS encoding glutamine amidotransferase, whose product MCGIAGIVYKDGKLHPAGRDMTKMLHALQHRGPDSAGFSIYGGLKLADDEYLLNIEIKEKKDLLDRVKETIEATTRIKSEEKIQSVENYIIYRCKISLESFSQLKPLIMEIDKIEDVTVLNGSHSFEMIKDVGTVLEIADRYNTWSKKGTHAIGHTRFSTESIVDRYHAHPFQSYIIPDITVVHNGQITNYWKIRDPLERKGHIFETTNDTECIVHYIADKLAEGYKLEEALEQSVKDMDGPFSYIVGTPKGIGIAKDQLGLRPGVMAEDDEIFAIASEEMALGEVVDTRHIEQIAPGEVRVYEI is encoded by the coding sequence TTGTGCGGAATAGCCGGGATAGTATACAAGGACGGTAAACTCCACCCAGCAGGAAGAGACATGACAAAAATGCTTCACGCACTACAACACAGAGGTCCCGACTCCGCGGGCTTCTCAATCTACGGAGGACTAAAACTAGCCGACGACGAATACCTACTCAACATAGAAATCAAAGAAAAAAAAGACCTACTAGACAGGGTTAAAGAGACAATAGAAGCCACAACAAGGATAAAATCAGAAGAAAAAATACAATCCGTGGAAAACTACATAATATACCGTTGCAAGATAAGCCTAGAATCATTCTCACAACTAAAACCTCTAATAATGGAAATAGACAAAATAGAAGACGTCACAGTATTAAACGGGAGCCACTCATTCGAAATGATAAAAGATGTTGGAACAGTCCTAGAAATAGCCGACCGCTACAACACATGGTCCAAAAAGGGCACACACGCCATAGGCCACACTAGATTCTCAACAGAGAGCATAGTAGACAGATACCACGCACACCCATTCCAAAGCTACATAATCCCAGACATCACAGTAGTCCACAACGGACAAATAACAAACTACTGGAAAATAAGAGACCCACTCGAAAGAAAAGGCCACATATTCGAAACAACAAACGACACCGAATGCATAGTACACTACATAGCAGACAAACTCGCAGAAGGTTACAAACTAGAAGAAGCACTAGAACAATCAGTAAAAGACATGGACGGCCCATTCTCATATATAGTCGGAACACCAAAGGGCATAGGAATAGCAAAAGACCAACTAGGCCTACGCCCCGGGGTAATGGCAGAAGATGATGAAATCTTCGCCATAGCCTCCGAAGAAATGGCCCTAGGAGAAGTAGTAGATACAAGACACATTGAACAAATAGCACCCGGCGAAGTAAGAGTCTACGAAATATAA